A genome region from Fusarium musae strain F31 chromosome 5, whole genome shotgun sequence includes the following:
- a CDS encoding hypothetical protein (MEROPS:MER0026262), giving the protein MDTKHNSSVSGGTSTWEEIFNSAEADIQQACFISGTPGLAIGVLDHDGKVFDKYIGSRDVNRGLRPDADTVFNIGSMCKGFTALATACLVTDGAIHWDDRVDTFLDGLRHTHVGNSTIRDLLCHRTGLCRSDALFIGSNNALLLSKAQGTALLASLNISRPPRQEFIYNNFGYHAVGCIIEKVSGVSYGEFLANRILKPLNMTRTFTEQPSNMDQNISRAYLAYHDLELREVSTPNISSDTVAFSAGGIRSCMRDLLVFYGSLLQAIATSTKIVALNVNVEELRTIFDAAIPLKVTMVLREKSYGMGWGRTQLPNQVSEITGNSGLLDTYPTIGSMANGPLLLHHAGNNIGCSSTVYLMPELDTGIVVLGNSLGHCDATDWTAQILTQAFLSGKVDRGLSRFFTAAALQGRSAMKRVQTVLDTERRSTEPPGPLTKYRGCFWHRSGQFCVSIRLENHGDLIMSLQNRDDERYSLRHYEQHTFVFNESFDRIIERGQWCRPYWFYKIQFISEDQEIVAIRWRIDDTQEDGELFRKAM; this is encoded by the coding sequence ATGGACACCAAGCACAATTCCAGCGTATCAGGTGGCACATCTACCTGGGAAGAGATCTTCAATTCGGCGGAAGCAGATATTCAGCAAGCTTGCTTCATCTCTGGCACCCCAGGCCTTGCGATTGGAGTATTAGACCACGATGGGAAGGTATTCGACAAATATATCGGTTCCCGTGATGTGAATCGAGGGCTTAGACCGGATGCCGATACTGTTTTCAATATTGGGTCCATGTGCAAAGGGTTCACGGCACTAGCCACTGCTTGTCTCGTCACAGATGGGGCAATTCACTGGGATGACCGTGTTGACACTTTTCTCGATGGACTTCGTCACACCCATGTTGGCAATTCAACGATTCGGGACTTACTATGTCATCGGACGGGTCTTTGTAGGTCTGATGCACTCTTCATTGGATCAAACAATGCCCTACTTCTTTCCAAAGCCCAAGGCACCGCCCTACTTGCGTCACTCAATATAAGCCGCCCACCACGCCAAGAGTTCATCTACAACAACTTTGGTTATCATGCGGTGGGATGTATCATCGAGAAAGTGTCAGGTGTGAGCTATGGCGAGTTTCTCGCCAACCGTATCCTCAAGCCTTTGAACATGACCAGGACATTCACGGAGCAACCGTCAAACATGGATCAAAACATCTCCCGAGCTTATCTTGCCTACCATGATTTGGAGCTACGCGAGGTTTCAACTCCTAACATCTCAAGCGATACCGTTGCATTTTCTGCCGGCGGCATTCGAAGTTGCATGCGCGATCTCCTTGTATTTTATGGTTCTCTTCTACAAGCAATTGCTACATCAACCAAGATTGTGGCGCTCAACgtcaatgttgaagaactcCGTACTATTTTCGATGCTGCTATTCCTCTTAAGGTCACGATGGTTCTGCGCGAGAAGTCCTACGGTATGGGCTGGGGACGCACGCAGCTCCCAAACCAAGTCAGTGAGATCACTGGCAACTCTGGATTGTTAGACACGTATCCCACGATTGGAAGCATGGCAAACGGGCCTTTGTTACTCCATCACGCTGGCAACAACATTGGCTGCTCTTCGACGGTGTACTTAATGCCCGAGTTAGATACAGGGATCGTTGTTCTTGGTAATTCTTTGGGCCATTGCGATGCTACGGACTGGACCGCTCAGATCCTGACTCAAGCATTCCTTTCAGGGAAAGTCGATAGGGGATTGAGCCGGTTCTTTACTGCTGCAGCTCTGCAAGGGCGATCTGCCATGAAACGTGTACAGACAGTTTTGGACACAGAAAGACGGTCCACTGAACCTCCTGGTCCCTTGACGAAATACCGGGGATGTTTCTGGCATAGGTCTGGTCAATTTTGTGTCAGTATCCGGCTTGAAAACCATGGCGATCTCATCATGTCACTTCAGAATCGGGATGACGAGAGATACAGCCTTCGTCACTACGAACAGCACACCTTTGTATTTAATGAGAGCTTTGATCGCATCATCGAGCGGGGTCAGTGGTGCAGGCCATACTGGTTTTACAAAATCCAATTTATTTCGGAGGATCAAGAGATTGTTGCTATTCGTTGGAGGATTGATGATACacaggaagatggagaactGTTCCGCAAAGCTATGTAG
- a CDS encoding hypothetical protein (EggNog:ENOG41~antiSMASH:Cluster_5.2), giving the protein MNNTQRERCEKVSPDCPLEDTIYGYVPNMGGNAFFGVVFGICTLVQVYFLIRYWRLWKGYTILVLIGSLLECCGYAGQILMSKNPWDGAATSIQFVLLMVGPSFLAAALYMTLRALVQYFGEQYAKLPARLWTWPFVTADMLGFFSQCVGGVMASTTEKYPSLGTVGRVIMVFGVTFQAVVMAIAGILAADFALRMRRERGSVFRYLPKDLNIFLISLTVVFLLVLTRCIYRIPELAGGVGGHMMRQEVEFMILDGWYSDSWISNRVHLEMDLAECLQIDRGEDIRADHTDHRQADHAGRLRADTNLDESPPTTEFGDVL; this is encoded by the exons ATGAACAACACTCAGAGAGAACGATGTGAGAAAGTATCTCCCGACTGTCCCCTCGAGGACACCATCTACGGCTATGTCCCCAACATGGGCGGCAATGCCTTTTTCGGCGTCGTCTTCGGTATCTGCACCCTCGTCCAAGTCTACTTTCTCATCCGCTACTGGCGCCTCTGGAAAGGCTAcaccatcctcgtcctcatcggcaGTTTGCTCGAATGTTGCGGCTACGCCGGCCAAATTCTTATGTCCAAGAACCCATGGGATGGTGCAGCTACGTCAATCCAATTCGTGCTTCTCATGGTCGGCCCATCGTTCCTTGCTGCAGCACTGTACATGACGCTTCGGGCTTTGGTGCAGTACTTTGGGGAGCAGTATGCCAAGCTTCCAGCGAGGCTCTGGACGTGGCCGTTCGTCACTGCTGATATGCTGGGGTTCTTTTCCCAGTGTGTTGGTGGTGTCATGGCGTCGACGACGGAGAAGTATCCTTCTCTTGGAACTGTAGGAAGGGTAATCATGGTGTTTGGGGTGACATTTCAGGCTGTCGTCATGGCTATTGCAGGCATTCTTGCCGCTGACTTTGCTTTGCGTATGCGTCGAGAACGTGGAAGTGTCTTTCGATATCTGCCCAAGGACCTCAACATCTTTCTGATCTCTCTGACGGTTGTATTTCTTCTCGTTCTGACCCGTTGTATCTACCG TATCCCTGAGTTGGCTGGGGGCGTTGGTGGACACATGATGCGACAAGAGGTTGAGTTCATGATCCTCGATGGCTGGTAT TCAGACTCATGGATCTCGAATCGAGTGCATCTCGAGATGGATCTGGCAGAATGCCTTCAGATAGACCGCGGAGAGGACATTCGAGCAGATCACACAGATCACCGTCAAGCAGATCACGCAGGTCGCCTGCGGGCCGATACGAACCTCGACGAGAGCCCTCCGACTACTGAGTTCGGCGACGTGTTGTAG
- a CDS encoding hypothetical protein (CAZy:GH16~antiSMASH:Cluster_5.2): MFFNQPLAVLLSLSATALAWDAPGYSGFTRVWQDPFTGAAGTLPDTSRWNIITGYLNVNAELEVYTSSSRNVQRSGGDTLQLVPWRDASALKGWTSGRVESKYVFTPQAGKITRAEANLRFGSCSTNNKQGIWPAFWMLGNILRNGGSWPSCGELDIMETVNGQLTGYGTTHCDVYPGGICNEGTGIGGTIGIPNQDWHTWRIEFNRAKSSWRDETITWFMDGQQFHQISGARINNEGVWNALCHSPMYFILNVAVGGTWPGYPNGNTCDGYGSMMEVGYVAHYTN; this comes from the exons ATGTTTTTCAACCAACCCCTTGCGGTACTTCTATCGCTTTCCGCGACCGCTCTGGCTTGGGATGCCCCAGGCTACAGTGGCTTTACGCGTGTCTGGCAGGATCCCTTTACTGGTGCAGCCGGCACTCTGCCTGACACTAGCCGATGGAACATTATAACGGGATATCTTAACGTCAACGCGGAACTCGAAGTCTACACATCATCCAGTCGCAACGTCCAACGAAGCGGCGGAGATACCCTCCAGCTTGTCCCATGGCGAGACGCCTCAGCTCTCAAGGGCTGGACCTCTGGCCGTGTTGAAAGCAAATATGTCTTCACCCCCCAAGCAGGCAAGATCACAAGAGCCGAGGCCAACCTACGATTTGGCTCGTGCTCtaccaacaacaaacaaggAATCTGGCCTGCTTTCTGGATGCTCGGAAACATCCTCCGTAACGGCGGTAGCTGGCCATCTTGTGGCGAGCTTGATATCATGGAGACTGTCAACGGCCAGTTGACTGGATACGGAACTACGCACTGCGATGTCTACCCCGGTGGTATCTGCAACGAAGGTACCGGAATCGGTGGAACTATTGGTATCCCAAATCAAGATTGGCATACCTGGAGAATTGAGTTCAACCGCGCCAAGAGCAGCTGGCGAGATGAGACTATCACCTGGTTCATGGATGGACAGCAGTTCCATCAGATCTCGGGTGCGAGAATCAACAACGAGGGAGTCTGGAATGCCCTGTGCCATAGCCCCATGTATTTCATCCTCAATGTCGCTGTTGGCGGTACTTGG CCTGGATATCCCAACGGCAACACCTGTGACGGCTATGGTAGCATGATGGAAGTCGGCTATGTCGCCCATTACACTAACTAA
- a CDS encoding hypothetical protein (SMCOG1039:aldo/keto reductase family oxidoreductase~antiSMASH:Cluster_5.2), whose product MSSSKSSKINIVLGVANVGDGNADPMVRFHKPSEVIAFLDAFTKRGYTQLDTARIYSPHAPGTSEPKIGDVPEKNFIIDTKVNSFYDGAHSKENILKDINDSLNALKIKQINIEYLHQPDRATELKEACEAMDQAHKEGKIKYWGISKHSAQEVEAIVKICQEHNFVKPSVYQGEYNPIARSAEKELFPVLRRHGVAFYAFSPAGAGFFAGNHKNVRPGGRFDQSLFLGGLYSDRYLKPSISEATEKALAAASRHGISGHAAALRWTAHHGALRKELGDAIVIGASSVEQLNSNIDAIEDGPLPDDVADALEAVYAEIGDVLPYHV is encoded by the exons ATGTCTAGCTCAAAGTCCTCAAAGATCAATATTGTTCTAGGAGTAGCAAAC GTCGGCGACGGAAATGCTGACCCCATGGTTCGCTTTCACAAACCAAGCGAGGTCATTGCCTTCCTCGACGCCTTCACCAAGCGAGGGTATACTCAGCTTGACACTGCGCGCATCTACTCGCCTCATGCACCTGGTACATCCGAGCCGAAGATCGGAGACGTTCCTGAGAAGAACTTCATCATTGACACAAAGGTCAACTCGTTCTACGATGGGGCTCACTCCAAGGAGAACATCCTCAAAGACATTAATGACTCCCTGAATGCCTTGAAAATCAAGCAGATCAATATCGAGTACTTGCATCAGCCCGACCGGGCGACTGAACTCAAAGAAGCCTGTGAAGCCATGGATCAGGCCCATAAAGAAGGAAAGATCAAGTACTGGGGCATTAGCAAACACTCAGCTCAAGAGGTTGAAGCCATTGTCAAGATATGTCAAGAGCACAACTTCGTCAAGCCTAGCGTCTATCAAGGAGAGTATAATCCGATTGCGAGGTCCGCCGAGAAGGAACTATTTCCAGTCCTGCGACGACACGGCGTCGCGTTTTATGCTTTTAGTCCCGCTGGAGCTGGATTCTTTGCTGGTAACCATAAGAACGTTCGACCTGGCGGCCGCTTTGATCAATCC CTTTTCCTTGGGGGTCTATACTCTGACCGCTATCTCAAACCCTCCATCTCGGAGGCCACGGAGAAAGCGCTGGCTGCAGCTTCTCGACACGGAATTAGCGGCCATGCTGCGGCTCTTAGGTGGACCGCGCACCATGGAGCTCTGAGAAAAGAACTTGGCGATGCTATCGTCATTGGTGCCTCGAGCGTGGAGCAATTGAACTCTAACATCGATGCGATCGAGGATGGGCCGCTGCCGGATGATGTCGCAGACGCCCTTGAAGCTGTCTACGCGGAGATTGGGGATGTTCTTCCTTATCATGTTTAG